One Leisingera sp. M658 genomic window carries:
- a CDS encoding phosphatidylglycerophosphatase A: MTPAQAIGTVCGVGYIRPAPGTWGSLAALPLAYGLHQLGGFPLLALATLACIPAGIWATKIMTAGSDNHDPSEIVVDEVAGQWIALWAISYPAWAHGIPITALWPGWISAFLLFRLFDIWKPGPVGWADRQEGPFGVMMDDVIAGIMAAIGVALLAGFSHGVLGL, from the coding sequence ATGACCCCAGCGCAAGCAATCGGCACCGTCTGCGGCGTTGGCTACATCCGCCCGGCCCCCGGCACCTGGGGATCGCTGGCCGCCCTGCCCTTGGCTTACGGCTTGCATCAGCTGGGCGGTTTCCCCCTGCTGGCCCTGGCGACCCTTGCCTGCATCCCGGCTGGCATCTGGGCGACCAAGATCATGACCGCCGGCAGCGACAACCACGACCCCTCGGAAATTGTGGTGGATGAGGTCGCAGGCCAGTGGATCGCGCTTTGGGCCATCTCCTATCCGGCCTGGGCGCATGGCATTCCTATCACCGCACTTTGGCCCGGCTGGATCAGCGCGTTCCTGCTGTTCCGCCTGTTCGACATCTGGAAACCGGGCCCCGTCGGCTGGGCAGATCGCCAGGAGGGCCCGTTTGGTGTTATGATGGATGATGTCATCGCCGGCATCATGGCCGCCATCGGCGTTGCCCTGCTGGCCGGCTTCTCGCACGGGGTACTGGGATTATGA
- a CDS encoding CinA family protein gives MSVDVAKLITQAKAAGLTIATAESCTGGMIAAALTDIPGSSAVVDRGFVTYSNDAKMQMLGVKTETLDAKGAVSEDVAAEMAAGAVTQAGVSLAVSVTGIAGPGGSEFKPEGRVCFGLARAGHPAVTETVDFGAIGRANVRTAARDHALSLLMQAVS, from the coding sequence ATGAGTGTGGATGTGGCAAAGCTGATCACCCAGGCAAAGGCGGCAGGTCTCACCATTGCCACCGCCGAAAGCTGCACCGGCGGCATGATTGCGGCGGCGCTTACGGATATTCCCGGCTCCTCCGCCGTGGTCGATCGCGGCTTTGTCACCTATTCCAACGACGCCAAGATGCAGATGCTGGGCGTAAAGACGGAAACTCTGGACGCCAAAGGGGCGGTCAGCGAGGACGTTGCGGCTGAGATGGCCGCAGGTGCGGTGACACAGGCAGGTGTTTCGCTCGCGGTCTCCGTCACTGGCATCGCCGGTCCCGGCGGATCAGAGTTCAAACCCGAGGGCCGCGTCTGTTTCGGCCTAGCCCGTGCCGGTCATCCTGCGGTCACTGAAACCGTGGACTTCGGCGCCATTGGCCGCGCCAATGTCCGAACCGCCGCCCGCGACCATGCACTGTCTTTGCTGATGCAGGCGGTTTCGTAA